A stretch of the Arachis stenosperma cultivar V10309 chromosome 6, arast.V10309.gnm1.PFL2, whole genome shotgun sequence genome encodes the following:
- the LOC130934064 gene encoding uncharacterized protein LOC130934064, with translation MKAKVPKDFKATDMTPYDGTSDPSHHLSIFRSRMYLTDASDAIRCKAFPTTLTKTAIKWFNTLPPRSITSFDDLAKKFLARFSIQKDKAKHALSLLGIKQGDRESLRSYMERFNKVCLDIQSLPTEAAIMGLINGL, from the coding sequence ATGAAAGCCAAAGTCCCAAAAGACTTCAAAGCTACTGACATGACTCCGTACGATGGCACATCAGATCCAAGCCATCACCTCAGCattttcagaagtagaatgtatctcaccgacGCCTCGGATGCTAttcgttgcaaagccttcccAACTACCTTAACAAAGACAGCAATTAAGTGGTTCAACACCTTGCCTCCCAGATCCATCACAAGTTTTGATGATTTAGCCAAAAAGTTTCTTGCTAGATTCTCCATtcagaaggacaaagccaaacacgctcTGAGCCTattaggaatcaagcaaggagatcgggagagtcttCGTAGCTACATGGAGAGGTTCAACAAAGTatgcctggacatacaaagcCTACCAACGGAAGCCGCCATTatgggtctcatcaatggcctgtga